From a single Sphingobium lignivorans genomic region:
- a CDS encoding ligase-associated DNA damage response DEXH box helicase, producing MDIALPAPITDWFAARGWAPRAHQLAMLEAAALGRHALLVAPTGAGKTLAGFLPSLADLVSRPRDGLHSLYISPLKALAVDVQRNLLTPIEEMGLPIRVETRTGDTPSERKARQRVRPPQMLLTTPESLSLLLSYPDSAILFADLETVIIDEIHAFAADKRGDLLSLSLSRLQAMRPELRRVGLSATVAEPDAYRRWLAPAGEADRVALVESEPGAPPDLSILVPEDRVPWSGHSGKYAARQVIDIIAAHRMTLVFCNTRGLAELIFQELWAGNDANLPIGIHHGSLSREARRKVEAAMAAGKLRGLVATASLDLGIDWGDIDCVIQMGAPKGSSRLLQRIGRANHRMDEPSKAIIIPGNRFEYLEAQAAWDAVMAGERDAERFRPGARDVLAQHIMALACAGPIEPDALLAEITSATPYADMTRAQLDDMLRFVSTGGYALRAYDRFQRLVHERDGRWRLAHPRFAQMHRLNAGIIVDQPAVAIRFANGRKLGTVEEMFAATLAPGDSFFFSGMSLEVVRQTEAELLVRASAKSARIPSWGGTRMAMSTHLAGRVRQFLADPAQWHRFPQDVHEWLAMQAIRSVLPRPDQLLVETFPHEGLHHMVVYSFEGWNAHQSLGMLLTRRMEERGLKPVGFVSNDYALAVYALEPVKDPTPLFSADILDHEFVEWVEDSSLLKRAFRDVAVISGLIERQQPGARKTGRQVSFSTDLIYDVLRRYEPDHLLLRAAWADARARMTDVGRLGELIDRAAGTLLHVPLDRVSPLAVPVLVMIGREQVAGRATDEALLIEAEALARIAMTPD from the coding sequence ATGGACATCGCGCTTCCCGCACCCATTACCGACTGGTTCGCGGCGCGCGGCTGGGCGCCGCGCGCTCACCAGCTTGCCATGCTCGAAGCTGCGGCCTTGGGACGTCACGCGCTGCTGGTCGCGCCGACCGGTGCGGGCAAGACACTCGCAGGGTTCTTGCCCAGCCTCGCCGACCTGGTTTCCCGGCCCCGGGACGGATTGCACAGCCTCTACATCTCGCCGCTCAAGGCGCTGGCAGTCGACGTGCAGCGAAATCTGCTCACGCCCATCGAGGAGATGGGGCTGCCGATCCGCGTGGAAACCCGCACCGGCGACACACCGTCCGAACGCAAGGCGCGCCAGCGGGTGCGCCCGCCGCAGATGCTGCTGACGACGCCCGAGTCGCTGTCCCTGCTGCTGTCCTACCCCGATTCGGCCATTTTGTTCGCGGACCTCGAAACCGTCATCATCGACGAGATCCATGCCTTCGCGGCGGACAAGCGCGGTGACCTGCTCAGTCTCTCGTTGAGCCGACTGCAGGCCATGCGACCTGAACTCCGGCGCGTGGGCCTGTCGGCAACGGTTGCGGAGCCCGACGCCTATCGTCGCTGGCTCGCGCCGGCAGGAGAGGCGGATCGCGTGGCGCTGGTCGAGAGCGAGCCCGGGGCGCCGCCCGATCTCTCCATACTCGTTCCCGAGGACCGGGTCCCCTGGTCCGGCCACAGCGGCAAATATGCTGCCCGTCAGGTGATCGACATCATCGCGGCGCATCGCATGACGCTTGTCTTCTGCAATACGCGCGGGCTGGCCGAACTCATCTTCCAGGAACTGTGGGCGGGAAACGACGCCAATCTGCCCATCGGCATCCATCATGGCAGCCTCTCCCGCGAAGCGCGGCGCAAGGTCGAGGCGGCGATGGCGGCAGGCAAGCTGCGTGGCCTCGTTGCCACGGCCAGCCTCGATCTCGGCATCGACTGGGGGGACATAGACTGCGTGATCCAGATGGGCGCGCCCAAGGGCTCCTCGCGACTGCTTCAGCGGATCGGCCGCGCCAACCATCGCATGGACGAGCCCAGCAAGGCCATCATCATTCCGGGCAACCGATTCGAATATCTTGAAGCGCAGGCGGCATGGGACGCGGTGATGGCGGGCGAGCGCGACGCCGAGCGCTTCCGCCCCGGCGCGCGCGATGTGCTGGCGCAACATATCATGGCGCTGGCCTGCGCGGGCCCCATAGAGCCAGATGCCTTGCTCGCCGAAATCACGAGCGCCACGCCTTATGCCGACATGACGCGCGCGCAACTCGATGACATGCTGCGTTTCGTTTCCACCGGCGGCTATGCCCTGCGCGCTTATGACCGTTTCCAGCGGCTGGTGCATGAGCGCGACGGGCGCTGGCGGCTGGCCCATCCTCGCTTTGCGCAGATGCACCGCCTCAATGCGGGCATCATCGTCGATCAGCCTGCCGTGGCCATTCGCTTCGCCAATGGGCGCAAGCTGGGCACGGTGGAGGAGATGTTCGCCGCGACGCTGGCGCCGGGCGACAGTTTCTTCTTCTCGGGCATGTCGCTCGAAGTCGTCCGGCAGACCGAAGCGGAGCTGCTCGTTCGGGCGTCCGCGAAGTCCGCGCGCATTCCGAGCTGGGGCGGCACGCGCATGGCGATGTCCACTCATCTCGCGGGGCGGGTCCGCCAGTTCCTCGCCGATCCCGCGCAATGGCATCGTTTCCCGCAGGATGTGCACGAATGGCTGGCGATGCAGGCGATACGCTCGGTCCTGCCCCGGCCGGACCAGCTGCTGGTCGAGACCTTCCCGCATGAGGGGCTGCATCACATGGTGGTGTACAGCTTCGAGGGCTGGAACGCGCACCAGTCGCTCGGCATGTTGCTCACGCGCCGGATGGAAGAGCGTGGGCTGAAGCCCGTCGGTTTCGTTTCCAACGATTATGCGCTTGCGGTCTACGCGCTGGAGCCGGTCAAGGACCCCACGCCTCTTTTCTCGGCGGATATCCTCGACCATGAGTTCGTCGAATGGGTGGAGGACAGCAGCCTGCTGAAAAGGGCCTTCCGCGACGTGGCGGTCATATCCGGATTGATCGAGCGCCAGCAGCCCGGTGCGCGGAAGACGGGTCGGCAAGTCAGCTTCTCGACCGACCTCATCTATGATGTGCTGCGCCGCTATGAGCCCGATCACCTGCTGCTGAGGGCCGCCTGGGCCGATGCCCGCGCCCGGATGACGGATGTGGGGCGATTGGGCGAACTGATCGACCGTGCCGCCGGGACACTGCTGCATGTGCCCCTTGACCGGGTGAGCCCGCTCGCCGTGCCCGTGCTGGTGATGATCGGCCGCGAGCAGGTGGCTGGGCGCGCCACGGACGAAGCCCTGCTGATCGAGGCCGAAGCCCTTGCGCGGATCGCCATGACGCCCGACTGA